In Desulfosediminicola ganghwensis, a single window of DNA contains:
- the rpsS gene encoding 30S ribosomal protein S19 codes for MSRSIKKGPFIDDHLMRKVQQTLESGSRKVIKTWSRRSDISPEMVGLTFAVHNGKKFIPVFVSENMVGHKLGEFSPTRTYYGHASDKKGKK; via the coding sequence ATGTCCCGTTCAATTAAGAAGGGTCCATTCATTGACGATCACCTGATGAGGAAAGTCCAGCAGACTTTAGAGTCTGGTTCTCGCAAAGTTATCAAAACCTGGTCTCGTCGCTCGGACATTAGTCCTGAGATGGTTGGACTGACCTTTGCAGTACACAATGGAAAAAAATTCATACCAGTTTTTGTCTCTGAGAACATGGTAGGTCACAAACTCGGTGAGTTTTCACCGACCAGAACCTATTATGGACACGCTTCAGACAAGAAAGGTAAAAAATAA
- the rplB gene encoding 50S ribosomal protein L2, whose product MAIKTYKPTSAGKRHQVSIKNPDLSSKRPEKSLVTSLSKTGGRNNYGRITSRHIGGGHKRKYRIIDFKRDKTEIDAKVVAIEYDPNRSANIALLSYVDGEKRYILSPNGVAVGDVIVAGDNVDIQPGNCLPMNNIPLGTVIHNLEMKIGKGAQLVRSAGASAQLMAKEGEYVLVRLPSGEVRKFHKNCRACIGSVGNSEHGSAKLGKAGRNRWKGNRPHVRGVAMNPVDHPMGGGEGKSSGGRHPCTPWGYPTKGYKTRKKKASDKYIVKKRS is encoded by the coding sequence ATGGCTATTAAGACATATAAACCAACATCAGCCGGTAAGCGACACCAGGTATCAATTAAGAATCCTGACCTGTCCAGCAAACGCCCGGAAAAGAGTCTGGTGACAAGCCTGTCAAAGACCGGCGGAAGAAACAATTACGGACGTATTACCTCACGCCACATTGGCGGTGGACACAAACGTAAATATCGTATAATTGATTTCAAGCGTGACAAAACTGAAATCGACGCTAAAGTGGTAGCGATTGAATATGATCCGAACAGATCTGCTAATATCGCACTGCTCAGCTACGTGGATGGTGAAAAGCGTTACATTTTATCTCCAAACGGAGTTGCTGTAGGCGATGTAATAGTTGCAGGGGATAACGTTGATATCCAGCCCGGCAACTGCCTGCCGATGAATAATATCCCGCTTGGTACTGTTATTCACAACCTTGAGATGAAGATCGGTAAAGGCGCACAGCTCGTGCGTTCAGCTGGTGCTTCAGCTCAGCTCATGGCTAAAGAAGGTGAATACGTACTGGTACGTCTGCCTTCCGGTGAGGTTCGAAAATTCCACAAGAATTGTCGCGCCTGTATCGGTTCTGTAGGCAACAGCGAGCACGGCAGCGCCAAGCTCGGTAAAGCCGGTCGTAACAGATGGAAGGGCAATAGACCACACGTTCGTGGTGTTGCCATGAACCCTGTTGATCATCCAATGGGTGGTGGTGAAGGTAAGAGTTCCGGTGGACGTCATCCTTGTACTCCTTGGGGTTATCCGACAAAAGGATACAAGACCCGGAAGAAGAAGGCTTCAGACAAGTATATTGTCAAGAAGAGATCATAA
- a CDS encoding 50S ribosomal protein L23, translating to MKNIYGVLKGPCLTEKAALLQEEGGKVVFKVHPKANKIEIKKAVETMFNVKVKDVRTANMHGKQKRVGQKIGMTNDWKKAYVTLAEGEINFADEL from the coding sequence ATGAAAAATATCTACGGCGTTTTAAAGGGGCCCTGCCTCACAGAGAAGGCCGCCTTGTTACAGGAAGAAGGCGGCAAGGTCGTCTTTAAGGTACATCCCAAGGCGAACAAGATAGAAATCAAAAAAGCAGTTGAGACCATGTTCAACGTTAAAGTTAAGGACGTGAGAACTGCTAACATGCACGGAAAGCAGAAGAGGGTTGGCCAGAAAATTGGAATGACCAATGACTGGAAAAAAGCGTACGTTACCCTCGCTGAAGGTGAGATTAACTTTGCTGACGAACTGTAA
- the rplD gene encoding 50S ribosomal protein L4, which translates to MSTINVVNTKNENVGQVELNDDVFNLEVKEYILHDVVRMQRAARRAGNACTKTRVEVSGGGAKPWRQKGTGRARAGSRTSPIWRGGGVTFGPKPRDYSFKLNKKVKKQALAMAMSARLQENNVVVLEDFAMEDIKTKDFMGVMKALEIENGLIVIDGDNDNLKLSSRNVNGFKVMPSEGLNVYDVLLHKKLVLVKPVIESLEKRLMA; encoded by the coding sequence ATGTCAACTATAAACGTAGTTAACACCAAGAATGAGAACGTCGGTCAGGTAGAACTGAACGATGACGTTTTCAATCTTGAGGTGAAGGAGTATATCCTCCACGATGTAGTTCGGATGCAGCGCGCTGCCCGTCGTGCAGGTAATGCCTGTACCAAAACCCGCGTTGAAGTAAGCGGTGGTGGAGCCAAGCCATGGCGTCAGAAAGGCACTGGACGCGCACGCGCCGGTAGCCGTACTTCTCCTATTTGGAGAGGTGGTGGTGTAACTTTCGGTCCCAAGCCACGTGATTACAGTTTCAAGCTGAACAAGAAAGTTAAAAAGCAGGCACTGGCGATGGCCATGAGCGCTCGTCTTCAGGAAAACAACGTGGTTGTGCTCGAAGACTTCGCTATGGAAGATATCAAGACCAAAGATTTCATGGGCGTGATGAAGGCGCTTGAGATCGAGAACGGTCTGATCGTAATCGACGGAGACAACGATAACCTGAAGCTTTCATCCAGAAATGTAAATGGCTTTAAGGTTATGCCTTCGGAAGGACTCAATGTATACGATGTGCTGCTGCACAAAAAACTGGTCCTTGTAAAACCTGTAATAGAAAGCCTTGAGAAGAGGTTGATGGCATGA
- the rplC gene encoding 50S ribosomal protein L3, which translates to MPKTMGILGKKVGMTRIYTELGQAVPVTVVEAGPCKILQIKTVENDGYSAIQVGFDQQKAQRVNKPTAGHLKKSDSDGFYHIREFRVAADASYEVGQEVSIEELFKVGDVVDVQGTSKGRGFQGVVKRYGFKGGCSTHGSMFHRAPGSIGCSAWPSRVMKGKKMPGRMGNDTVLKKNVIVMDVRADENVVLLKGPVPGAKNGLLKIFSK; encoded by the coding sequence ATGCCAAAGACAATGGGTATTTTAGGAAAAAAGGTTGGAATGACCCGCATCTACACCGAACTGGGGCAGGCAGTACCAGTTACAGTTGTAGAAGCAGGACCTTGCAAGATTCTCCAGATTAAAACTGTAGAGAATGACGGGTACAGCGCAATTCAGGTTGGTTTCGACCAGCAGAAAGCGCAAAGGGTTAACAAACCAACTGCAGGCCACTTGAAAAAATCTGACTCAGATGGCTTCTACCACATCCGCGAGTTCAGAGTAGCTGCGGACGCTTCTTACGAGGTGGGTCAGGAGGTCAGCATTGAGGAGCTTTTCAAGGTTGGTGATGTTGTTGACGTTCAGGGAACCAGCAAAGGTCGCGGTTTCCAGGGTGTTGTCAAGCGCTACGGCTTTAAAGGTGGTTGCTCAACACATGGCTCCATGTTCCATAGAGCACCAGGTTCAATCGGTTGCTCAGCCTGGCCGAGTCGCGTTATGAAGGGAAAGAAGATGCCCGGTAGAATGGGTAATGATACCGTTCTGAAAAAGAACGTTATTGTTATGGATGTTCGTGCAGATGAGAATGTTGTTCTGCTTAAGGGACCTGTTCCTGGGGCCAAAAATGGCCTTTTGAAAATTTTTTCCAAATAA
- the rpsJ gene encoding 30S ribosomal protein S10, with protein sequence MPTEKIRIRLKAYDHKLLDQSTSEIVETARRTGSAVAGPIPLPTTVNKFCVLRSPHVDKKSREQFEMRTHRRLLDILEPTQQTIDLLMKLELSAGVDVEIKLP encoded by the coding sequence ATACCTACAGAAAAAATTCGTATTCGTTTGAAAGCTTACGATCATAAACTGCTCGACCAGTCTACTTCTGAGATTGTAGAGACAGCAAGAAGGACCGGCTCTGCTGTGGCGGGTCCGATTCCTCTGCCGACTACTGTGAACAAGTTCTGCGTTCTCCGTTCACCGCATGTAGACAAAAAGTCCAGAGAACAGTTTGAAATGAGAACCCATCGTCGTTTACTGGATATCCTTGAGCCTACCCAGCAGACTATTGATCTGCTGATGAAACTCGAGCTCTCCGCTGGCGTCGATGTTGAAATTAAGCTGCCTTAA
- the tuf gene encoding elongation factor Tu — protein MAKEKFERTKPHVNVGTVGHIDHGKTTLTAAITRVLATKGQAKFTDFSDIDKAPEEKERGITIATAHVEYETENRHYAHVDCPGHADYIKNMITGAAQMDGAILVVAATDGAMPQTREHILLARQVGVPAIVVFLNKCDMVDDEELIELVEMELRELLDKYEFPGDDIPFVQGSALLALENPEDPEKAACIWELMEQVDAYIPEPVRDVDQAFLMPIEDVFSISGRGTVATGRVERGIIRVGEEIEIVGIKETQKTTCTGVEMFRKLLDEGQAGDNIGALLRGVKREDIERGQVLAKPGSITPHTQFEAESYILGKDEGGRHTPFFNGYRPQFYFRTTDVTGVVTLPEGTEMVMPGDNVSITAELITPIAMDEGLRFAIREGGRTVGAGVVSKIIK, from the coding sequence ATGGCTAAGGAAAAATTCGAAAGGACTAAACCGCATGTCAATGTCGGCACTGTTGGCCACATTGATCACGGTAAGACCACATTGACAGCCGCGATTACTCGTGTACTGGCAACCAAAGGCCAGGCTAAGTTCACTGATTTCAGTGATATTGATAAAGCGCCTGAAGAAAAAGAGCGTGGAATCACTATTGCCACTGCCCACGTAGAGTACGAAACTGAGAATCGTCACTATGCTCACGTGGATTGTCCAGGCCATGCCGACTACATCAAGAACATGATCACTGGTGCAGCACAGATGGACGGTGCAATTCTGGTTGTTGCTGCAACCGATGGTGCTATGCCTCAGACCCGCGAGCATATCCTGCTTGCACGTCAGGTTGGTGTACCCGCAATCGTTGTGTTCCTTAATAAATGCGACATGGTCGATGATGAGGAACTGATTGAGCTGGTTGAGATGGAACTTCGTGAACTGCTTGATAAATACGAGTTCCCGGGCGATGATATTCCGTTTGTACAGGGTTCAGCTCTGCTTGCACTCGAGAATCCTGAAGATCCTGAGAAAGCAGCATGTATCTGGGAGCTCATGGAGCAGGTAGATGCGTATATCCCAGAGCCTGTACGAGACGTTGATCAGGCATTCCTGATGCCGATTGAGGACGTTTTCTCCATCTCCGGTCGTGGTACCGTTGCAACCGGTCGTGTTGAGCGTGGTATCATCAGGGTTGGTGAAGAAATCGAGATCGTCGGTATCAAAGAAACCCAGAAAACAACCTGTACCGGTGTTGAGATGTTCAGAAAACTTCTCGACGAAGGTCAGGCTGGTGATAACATCGGTGCTCTGCTGCGCGGTGTTAAGCGCGAAGATATCGAGCGTGGTCAGGTTCTTGCCAAGCCAGGTTCAATTACTCCGCACACCCAGTTTGAAGCAGAAAGCTACATCCTCGGAAAAGACGAGGGAGGCCGTCATACTCCATTCTTTAACGGGTATCGTCCGCAGTTCTATTTCAGAACAACTGACGTTACAGGAGTAGTAACTCTTCCGGAGGGAACCGAGATGGTCATGCCCGGAGACAATGTTTCTATTACTGCCGAGCTGATCACTCCTATCGCTATGGATGAGGGACTTCGTTTTGCTATCCGTGAGGGTGGTAGAACTGTTGGTGCCGGCGTAGTAAGCAAAATTATTAAATAA
- the fusA gene encoding elongation factor G: protein MATQVELTDVRNIGIMAHIDAGKTTTTERILYYTGRSHKLGEVHEGTAVMDWMEQEQERGITITSAATTCYWHDKKINIIDTPGHVDFTVEVERSLRVLDGAIAVFCAVGGVEPQSETVWRQANKYHIPRIAFVNKMDRVGANFERCVSMIEGRLGANAVPIQIPVGAEAEFEGVIDLVKEKMLSFTEHTLGQEVVEKDIPAEYTNDFTAARMALLEKLADFDEDVMEKYLSDTKVSATEIYNALRKATLGLDLVPVLCGSAFKNKGVQPLLDAVVDYLPSPLDVPAIDGIDKDGEEVTRKTDPNEAFAGLVFKLMSDAFVENLAFVRIYSGKLAVGDKVFNPAKKKQEKVSKILKMHANKREEVREVVAGDICAIVGLKFTTTGDTLCEKGDYIMLESMDFPDPVIGVAIEPSTKAEEKKLAESLRRIALEDPSFTISTDSDTGQTIISGMGELHLEIIVHRLLHEFKVGAKVGTPQVAYKETITKACQAEGKFDQQTGAKGMYGHVVLEVEPLAQGEGFVFESAVDEEQIPTEFLGAIEKGVGDSLDSGPLIGYPLTDIKVRLCGGSYHEDESSDMAFGVASSMAIRRATAEAEPALLEPVMDLIVLTPEDYIGDVIADLNSKRGKIVGVEAEGDLQNVKAHVPLAEMFGYSTSLRSATQGRANFTMQFLEYNIVPAAKAEAIIKKIRGI from the coding sequence ATGGCAACCCAGGTTGAGCTGACAGACGTCCGTAATATCGGCATCATGGCGCACATCGATGCTGGTAAGACAACGACCACAGAGCGCATACTCTATTACACAGGTCGTTCGCATAAGTTAGGCGAAGTTCATGAAGGCACAGCCGTTATGGACTGGATGGAGCAGGAACAGGAAAGAGGTATTACCATTACCTCGGCAGCAACGACCTGTTACTGGCATGATAAAAAAATTAACATCATCGATACGCCGGGTCACGTAGACTTCACAGTTGAGGTCGAACGTTCCCTGCGGGTGCTTGACGGTGCGATCGCAGTATTTTGTGCCGTAGGCGGTGTCGAACCGCAGTCAGAGACTGTATGGCGGCAGGCCAACAAGTACCATATCCCGAGAATAGCGTTCGTTAACAAGATGGACCGCGTCGGGGCTAATTTCGAACGTTGTGTTTCGATGATAGAGGGCAGGCTTGGAGCCAACGCGGTTCCAATCCAGATCCCCGTCGGCGCTGAAGCCGAGTTTGAAGGGGTGATAGACCTCGTTAAAGAGAAGATGCTCTCCTTTACAGAGCACACTCTTGGTCAGGAAGTTGTAGAGAAAGATATTCCTGCCGAATACACTAATGATTTCACGGCCGCACGTATGGCACTCCTCGAGAAGTTGGCCGACTTCGATGAGGATGTCATGGAAAAATACTTGAGTGATACGAAAGTATCTGCGACTGAGATCTATAACGCTCTCAGAAAGGCAACATTGGGTTTGGATCTCGTACCAGTGTTGTGTGGGAGTGCGTTTAAGAATAAAGGTGTCCAGCCTCTGCTCGATGCAGTGGTCGACTATCTTCCTTCACCTCTTGATGTTCCGGCTATTGACGGAATAGATAAGGACGGGGAAGAGGTCACCAGGAAAACCGACCCCAATGAAGCTTTCGCCGGGTTGGTATTCAAGCTGATGAGCGATGCGTTTGTTGAGAATCTCGCCTTTGTCAGAATTTACTCCGGTAAACTGGCTGTGGGGGATAAGGTCTTCAATCCGGCTAAGAAAAAGCAGGAGAAGGTCAGCAAGATTCTCAAGATGCACGCAAACAAACGCGAAGAGGTACGAGAGGTCGTAGCTGGTGATATCTGCGCCATTGTTGGTTTGAAGTTCACAACCACCGGTGATACGCTTTGTGAGAAGGGGGATTACATCATGCTTGAGAGCATGGATTTCCCGGATCCGGTGATTGGGGTTGCCATTGAACCAAGCACTAAGGCGGAAGAGAAAAAACTGGCTGAGTCTCTCCGAAGAATCGCCCTTGAAGATCCGTCATTTACTATCTCAACAGATAGTGACACGGGTCAGACAATTATTTCCGGTATGGGGGAACTTCACCTGGAAATAATTGTTCACCGACTGCTTCATGAGTTCAAAGTCGGTGCAAAGGTCGGTACACCACAGGTTGCCTATAAGGAGACCATTACCAAGGCGTGCCAGGCCGAAGGCAAGTTTGACCAACAGACTGGTGCTAAAGGTATGTATGGTCATGTGGTTCTCGAAGTTGAACCGCTGGCCCAGGGTGAAGGGTTTGTGTTTGAGTCCGCCGTTGACGAAGAACAGATCCCGACCGAATTTTTGGGAGCTATTGAAAAGGGAGTTGGCGATAGTCTTGACTCCGGCCCACTGATTGGTTACCCGCTTACAGATATAAAAGTACGATTATGCGGCGGGTCATATCATGAAGACGAATCTTCGGATATGGCATTTGGGGTAGCATCTTCCATGGCGATTCGCAGGGCAACCGCGGAGGCTGAGCCGGCACTGTTAGAGCCGGTTATGGATTTGATTGTTTTGACCCCGGAAGATTACATCGGTGACGTGATTGCTGATTTAAACAGTAAGCGCGGCAAGATTGTCGGTGTAGAGGCTGAAGGTGATCTGCAGAACGTTAAGGCCCATGTACCGTTGGCCGAAATGTTCGGATATTCGACATCACTGAGGTCGGCAACACAGGGAAGGGCAAATTTCACAATGCAATTCCTGGAATATAATATAGTACCCGCTGCCAAGGCAGAGGCAATTATTAAAAAAATCAGAGGGATCTAA
- the rpsG gene encoding 30S ribosomal protein S7: protein MSRRKVISRRPIDTDPRFNSVLVSKFTNGLMERGKKSLAMRIFYDAMDLVDSRVQDDDAINVFEGAMENVRPKVEVKSRRVGGATYQVPMEVRQTRRNALAIRWIIGFAKSRSGKSMSEKLAAEFIDAYNNRGAAVKKRDDTHRMAEANKAFAHYRW from the coding sequence ATGTCTCGTAGAAAAGTAATTAGTCGGCGTCCGATCGACACTGATCCTCGTTTCAACAGCGTGCTGGTGAGTAAGTTTACCAACGGTCTGATGGAGCGTGGTAAGAAGAGCCTCGCAATGCGTATCTTTTACGATGCGATGGATCTCGTTGACAGTAGAGTGCAGGATGATGATGCTATCAACGTCTTCGAAGGAGCAATGGAGAACGTTCGGCCTAAGGTAGAAGTTAAGTCCCGCCGTGTTGGTGGTGCTACCTACCAGGTGCCGATGGAAGTTCGCCAGACCCGTAGAAACGCATTGGCAATCCGCTGGATTATCGGCTTCGCAAAGTCTCGCTCAGGCAAGTCTATGTCTGAGAAGCTTGCTGCAGAGTTCATCGATGCATACAATAATCGTGGCGCGGCTGTTAAAAAGCGTGACGATACGCATCGTATGGCTGAAGCCAACAAGGCTTTTGCCCACTACCGCTGGTAG
- the rpsL gene encoding 30S ribosomal protein S12, protein MPTINQLVRRGRKKIVKKTNTPALKGSPQKRGVCVRVYTTTPKKPNSALRKVARVRLTNGIEVTSYIPGIGHNLQEHSVVLIRGGRVKDLPGVRYHIVRGTLDSLGVSDRRQGRSKYGAKRPS, encoded by the coding sequence ATGCCAACTATTAACCAACTCGTTAGGCGTGGCAGAAAGAAGATTGTCAAGAAGACAAACACTCCCGCCTTGAAAGGTTCTCCGCAGAAAAGGGGTGTATGTGTAAGGGTTTACACTACTACACCGAAAAAGCCAAACTCAGCGCTTCGTAAAGTTGCCAGGGTAAGACTTACAAACGGTATTGAAGTAACATCCTACATTCCGGGTATCGGACACAATCTGCAGGAGCACTCGGTTGTGTTGATCCGTGGCGGTAGAGTAAAAGATCTTCCTGGTGTTCGCTATCACATCGTACGTGGTACCCTCGACTCCCTTGGTGTTTCCGATAGGCGTCAGGGTCGTTCAAAGTATGGAGCCAAGCGTCCTTCCTAG